Proteins from a single region of Anastrepha ludens isolate Willacy chromosome 5, idAnaLude1.1, whole genome shotgun sequence:
- the LOC128864243 gene encoding uncharacterized protein LOC128864243, which produces MHKFNILCLTAIAAILGSATAATISENAAAAAAVSDNLDGYTTAAVQPSAISGTFSVAPAPATPQNGAITAPSPPVPQTAPQLLNVGVLAYDKVGISDGVEFSPIPSEVNTANAYFAIEPCNLKDAAKNECIRNLFAQIVPQLKAGLPQYGMPSIDPYSYRRGIFRYDNEGVQGGLLIKNMYINGISEFKVNTFLSNFTENSFIVKLSIQIPKIKANGQFKADVKFGGLRLVPKGPFNITIDNIRATILTDGVMETTEAGRRLKLQRLNANVAVGDARIIANGIFSDRNLNAMILNLVNENLPEITRVGIPATREQWAPIFITHINQFFANIPIDKFLIE; this is translated from the exons AtgcataaatttaatattttgtgtcTTACCGCCATTGCGGCAATACTCGGAAGTGCAACTGCCGCAACAATATCGGAgaacgcagcagcagcagcagcggtgtCGGACAACTTGGACGGGTACACAACAGCTGCCGTGCAGCCATCGGCAATATCAGGTACATTTTCTGTCGCGCCAGCACCAGCAACACCGCAAAATGGAGCAATAACAGCACCATCACCACCAGTTCCTCAAACTGCGCCCCAACTACTAAATGTTGGCGTGTTGGCCTACGATAAAGTCGGTATTAGCGATGGCGTGGAATTTAGTCCAA ttcCCTCCGAAGTCAACACAGCCAACGCCTACTTCGCAATTGAACCGTGTAACCTGAAAGATGCCGCTAAAAACGAATGCATTCGTAATCTATTTGCCCAAATCGTGCCTCAGTTGAAG GCCGGCTTACCGCAGTATGGCATGCCCTCAATAGATCCGTATTCCTATAGACGCGGCATTTTCCGTTATGACAACGAAGGTGTGCAAGGTGGCCTGCTTATCAAGAATATGTATATTAACGGCATTAGCGAATTCAAAGTGAAcacatttttatcaaattttactgaaaattcaTTCATTGTTAAGTTGAGCATTCAAATAccaaaaatcaaagcaaatggACAATTTAAGGCCGATGTAAAATTCGGTGGTTTGCGTTTGGTGCCAAAAGGACCCTTCAACATAACTATCG ATAATATACGCGCTACCATTTTAACTGATGGTGTCATGGAGACTACTGAGGCGGGTCGCCGCTTGAAGCTGCAACGCTTGAATGCCAACGTGGCGGTGGGTGATGCGCGCATCATTGCGAATGGCATTTTCAGCGATCGAAATTTGA ATGCCATGATTTTGAATTTGGTCAACGAGAATCTACCGGAAATCACACGCGTGGGCATACCGGCCACACGCGAGCAATGGGCACCCATTTTTATTACTCACATCAATCAATTCTTTGCGAATATTcctattgataaatttttgatagagtaa